In Rubrivirga marina, the following are encoded in one genomic region:
- a CDS encoding HEAT repeat domain-containing protein, whose translation MTPFPPADFVDAAATGLLVLTVVALALTALVVVVHVAADRAESRRAERWARWERALLDALVGERPPSSLGPLVGDGERGDYFQLLIAYALRLGGESRAVFAEAAAPHLDTARQWLCDRRADRRALAAHLFGLVGSVPDLHRLVPLLHDPAPEVGMITARALGRSRDLRYLRPVVGALDGFEAWGSPAVASALTLFGIEAGPTLEAGLASPELSESARTACAEALRRLGYVPAGDTAAALLSESEPPREVQAAALRLLRDVGGPGHADAARALLHHGDEVVRLHAISALSALSIRPDDAARIEHALADPSPWVALRAARGLVEAGRTAPLQAIAEGDAPCAGVARQALAEAGFLAPAT comes from the coding sequence GTGACCCCCTTCCCCCCGGCCGACTTCGTGGACGCCGCGGCCACCGGGCTCCTCGTCCTGACGGTGGTCGCGCTCGCGCTCACCGCGCTCGTGGTCGTCGTCCATGTCGCCGCCGACCGCGCGGAGTCGCGCCGGGCCGAGCGGTGGGCCCGTTGGGAGCGGGCGCTCCTCGATGCCCTCGTGGGGGAGCGCCCCCCCTCGTCGTTGGGCCCGCTGGTCGGTGACGGCGAGCGGGGGGACTACTTCCAGCTCCTCATCGCCTATGCCCTCCGCCTGGGGGGCGAGAGCCGGGCCGTCTTCGCCGAGGCCGCGGCCCCCCACCTCGACACGGCACGGCAGTGGCTCTGCGACCGCCGCGCCGACCGCCGAGCGCTCGCTGCGCACCTGTTCGGGCTCGTCGGGTCCGTCCCCGACCTCCACCGGCTCGTCCCCCTCCTCCACGACCCGGCGCCCGAGGTCGGGATGATCACGGCCCGAGCGTTGGGACGGTCTCGTGACCTCCGGTACCTCCGCCCCGTCGTCGGGGCGCTCGACGGGTTCGAGGCGTGGGGGAGCCCGGCCGTCGCCTCGGCGCTCACGCTCTTCGGGATCGAGGCCGGCCCCACCCTCGAGGCCGGTCTCGCCAGCCCCGAGCTCAGCGAGTCGGCGAGGACCGCGTGCGCCGAGGCCCTCCGCCGGCTGGGCTACGTCCCGGCCGGCGACACGGCCGCGGCCCTTCTGTCGGAGAGCGAGCCGCCCCGGGAGGTCCAGGCCGCCGCGCTCCGGCTGCTCCGCGACGTCGGCGGCCCCGGCCACGCGGACGCCGCCCGCGCCCTCCTCCACCACGGCGACGAGGTGGTCCGGCTCCACGCCATCAGCGCCCTGTCGGCCCTCAGCATCCGCCCGGACGACGCGGCTCGGATCGAGCACGCGCTCGCCGACCCCTCCCCGTGGGTCGCGCTCCGGGCCGCCCGCGGCCTCGTCGAGGCCGGTCGGACCGCCCCGCTCCAGGCGATCGCCGAGGGCGACGCGCCCTGCGCCGGCGTGGCGCGCCAGGCGCTCGCCGAGGCCGGGTTCCTCGCCCCCGCGACATGA
- a CDS encoding S1 family peptidase, with the protein MRALLLMAAVAVAPPAPADGPAPPIAVRHDVDDARYLSLGAAFPAAVRVGEDGGDGTLIAPDWVLTAAHVAAGLTRRTDGALSVFVDGQPEGYAVDQVIVHPAYVPRGPVDLALLHLARPVEGVAPAALYRGRDETGQKIVLVGHGDTKPGTGGEWQRDGRPRGATNLVDAVDDQRIQFDFDPPATATPLEGTAGPGDSGGPAFIDVDGRPCVAGVSSMGMPGANGPGTYGAREFYVRVSSFAAWIDGVLADPPAERFVNLPPERAGPGGAGGSGGARVGGPGEALPEGVAVLEGIGLLVAEREGQVRMVGRIDEHFPAALLDGGIRPPAALLRLDDAPVASVAALTAAYEALAPGTAFTLEFFHQGQTRRFSLTK; encoded by the coding sequence ATGCGTGCGCTCCTCCTGATGGCGGCCGTCGCCGTCGCCCCCCCAGCCCCGGCCGACGGGCCGGCCCCGCCTATCGCCGTCCGCCACGACGTGGACGACGCCCGCTACCTCTCGCTCGGGGCGGCCTTCCCGGCGGCGGTGCGCGTCGGCGAGGACGGCGGCGACGGGACGCTGATCGCGCCGGACTGGGTGCTGACCGCCGCGCACGTCGCCGCAGGCCTGACCCGCCGCACCGACGGGGCCCTCTCGGTCTTCGTCGACGGCCAGCCGGAAGGCTACGCGGTGGACCAGGTGATCGTCCACCCGGCGTACGTGCCGCGGGGGCCGGTGGACCTCGCCCTGCTCCACCTCGCGCGTCCCGTGGAGGGCGTCGCGCCCGCGGCGCTGTACCGGGGCCGCGACGAGACCGGCCAGAAGATCGTGCTCGTGGGCCACGGCGATACCAAGCCCGGCACCGGCGGCGAGTGGCAGCGGGACGGTCGCCCCCGCGGCGCCACCAACCTCGTCGACGCCGTCGACGACCAGCGCATCCAGTTCGACTTCGACCCCCCCGCCACGGCGACGCCGCTGGAGGGAACTGCCGGGCCGGGCGACTCGGGCGGCCCCGCCTTCATCGATGTCGATGGCCGGCCCTGCGTCGCGGGCGTCTCGTCGATGGGGATGCCCGGCGCGAACGGGCCCGGCACCTACGGCGCCCGGGAGTTCTACGTCCGCGTGTCCTCGTTCGCGGCGTGGATCGACGGCGTGCTGGCCGACCCGCCGGCCGAGCGGTTCGTGAACCTGCCGCCCGAGCGGGCCGGGCCGGGAGGGGCGGGTGGCTCCGGCGGGGCGCGCGTCGGCGGGCCCGGGGAGGCGCTGCCGGAGGGCGTGGCCGTGCTGGAGGGCATCGGCCTGCTAGTGGCCGAGCGGGAGGGGCAGGTCCGCATGGTCGGGCGGATCGACGAGCACTTCCCGGCGGCGCTGCTCGACGGCGGCATCCGGCCCCCGGCCGCCCTGCTCCGCCTCGACGACGCGCCGGTCGCCTCCGTGGCCGCGCTGACAGCGGCCTATGAGGCGCTGGCGCCGGGGACGGCGTTCACGCTCGAATTCTTCCACCAGGGGCAGACCCGCCGGTTCAGCCTCACGAAGTAG
- a CDS encoding cupin domain-containing protein, translated as MSPIPENGHPLATEPTVVPPDGRASHDFGGFGVDWKIDGAEAGGRFAVVHHPIAPRQLAAPLHRHRHEDEYSFVIEGTLGALLGDDVVTAEAGTWVFKPRGQWHTFWNAGDVPCRIIEVISPAGFEDFFREIAEAWGDVDRVVRINDAYGLEMDFDSVPTLCERFGLSFRER; from the coding sequence ATGAGCCCCATCCCTGAGAACGGACATCCCCTCGCAACCGAGCCCACGGTGGTCCCGCCCGACGGGCGCGCGTCCCACGACTTCGGCGGGTTCGGCGTCGATTGGAAGATCGACGGCGCCGAGGCCGGCGGGCGCTTCGCCGTCGTCCACCACCCCATCGCGCCGCGCCAGCTCGCGGCCCCGCTCCACCGCCACCGCCACGAGGACGAGTACTCGTTCGTGATCGAGGGCACGCTCGGCGCCCTCCTCGGCGACGACGTGGTGACGGCCGAGGCGGGGACGTGGGTGTTCAAGCCGCGCGGCCAGTGGCACACGTTCTGGAACGCCGGCGACGTGCCGTGCCGGATCATCGAGGTCATCTCGCCGGCCGGGTTCGAGGACTTCTTCCGCGAGATCGCCGAGGCGTGGGGCGACGTGGACCGCGTGGTGCGGATCAACGACGCCTACGGCCTGGAGATGGACTTCGACAGCGTCCCCACGCTCTGCGAACGGTTCGGGCTCTCGTTCCGCGAGCGGTGA
- a CDS encoding glycosyltransferase family 2 protein has translation MTDLFHALFWAVSGLTLGFFVAIAATYSATTALAFPALLRLRRWSRTFHVGEAAGATSAPPITLIAPMYNEETVCVEAVRALLGVEYPSKEILVVDDGSKDRTAERLIEAFDLVPAVRHRTARIETAEVLRSYRSRSRPDLWFIQKANGGRSDAINVGINHCRTPLLCTLDGDSLLAPDALYRVAQPYLEDRTTVAVAGTIGIVNDCGVRGGRVEEIRMPRGWVARFQVLEYIRAFAASRVGWNAIDALPLISGAFGLFRRSAVVAVGGLDPDTVGEDFELTLKLHRYHRERGLPYRVDFAPGAVSWTECPSTLAVLGRQRDRWQRGGLEVVWKHRRMLFNPRYGRVGMISLPSFLLIEMLGPLVEAVGYGVLVASLILGVLNVPVALLLLGLALALGVCQSIAAVALEQFALRRYTSLRDLALLLVMVVAENLGYRQLTVWWRLQGVWKFLRKDSSWGEMTRTGFATTST, from the coding sequence ATGACCGACCTGTTCCACGCGCTCTTCTGGGCAGTCAGCGGGCTGACGCTGGGATTCTTCGTGGCCATCGCCGCGACGTACTCCGCCACGACCGCGCTCGCGTTCCCCGCGCTCCTCCGCCTCCGGCGGTGGTCCCGGACATTCCACGTCGGCGAGGCGGCCGGGGCCACCAGCGCTCCCCCGATCACGCTCATCGCGCCGATGTACAACGAGGAGACCGTGTGCGTCGAGGCCGTCCGGGCGCTCCTCGGGGTCGAGTACCCCAGCAAGGAGATCCTCGTGGTCGACGACGGCTCGAAGGACCGGACGGCCGAGCGGCTCATCGAGGCGTTCGACCTCGTCCCAGCCGTCCGCCATCGGACGGCCCGCATCGAGACGGCCGAGGTGCTCCGCTCGTACCGGAGCCGGAGCCGACCAGACCTCTGGTTCATTCAGAAGGCCAACGGCGGGCGCTCCGACGCGATCAACGTCGGGATCAACCACTGCCGGACGCCGCTCCTCTGCACCCTCGACGGCGACAGCCTCCTGGCCCCGGACGCGTTGTACCGCGTGGCCCAGCCGTACCTCGAGGACCGCACGACGGTGGCCGTGGCGGGGACGATCGGGATCGTCAACGACTGCGGGGTCCGCGGCGGCCGCGTTGAGGAGATCCGGATGCCGCGCGGGTGGGTCGCCCGGTTCCAGGTGCTCGAGTACATCCGGGCTTTCGCCGCGTCGCGCGTCGGGTGGAACGCGATCGACGCGCTCCCGCTGATCTCCGGGGCGTTCGGGCTCTTCCGCCGGTCGGCGGTCGTCGCCGTCGGCGGGCTCGACCCCGACACCGTAGGCGAGGACTTCGAGCTGACGCTGAAGCTCCACCGGTACCACCGCGAGCGCGGGCTGCCCTACCGGGTCGACTTCGCGCCGGGGGCCGTCTCGTGGACGGAGTGCCCGTCGACACTGGCCGTCCTCGGGCGTCAACGGGACCGCTGGCAACGCGGCGGGCTGGAGGTCGTGTGGAAGCACCGGCGCATGCTCTTCAACCCGCGGTACGGCCGGGTCGGGATGATCTCGCTCCCCTCGTTCCTCCTCATCGAGATGCTCGGTCCCCTCGTCGAGGCCGTCGGTTACGGGGTGCTCGTGGCCTCGCTGATCCTCGGCGTCCTGAACGTCCCGGTGGCCCTCCTCCTGCTTGGACTGGCCCTCGCGCTCGGAGTCTGCCAGTCGATCGCGGCCGTGGCCCTCGAACAGTTCGCCCTCCGCCGCTACACCTCGCTCCGGGACCTCGCTCTCCTCCTCGTCATGGTGGTCGCCGAAAACCTCGGCTACCGCCAGCTGACGGTCTGGTGGCGGTTACAGGGAGTCTGGAAGTTCCTGCGGAAGGACTCGTCGTGGGGCGAGATGACGCGGACCGGATTCGCCACGACCTCTACCTGA
- a CDS encoding transposase: MTPFTSEYKREAVRLAAGLGDVPQAARDLGIGPKLVHRWKRELRDDGRRAFPRNGSPRDEEGARLKRELKRAREEGATLKRAVCWFGDRPQVSSPSR, from the coding sequence CTGACGCCCTTCACCTCCGAGTACAAGCGCGAGGCCGTCCGCCTCGCCGCCGGCCTCGGCGACGTCCCCCAGGCCGCCCGCGACCTCGGCATCGGCCCCAAGCTCGTCCACCGCTGGAAGCGCGAGCTCCGTGACGACGGCCGCCGCGCCTTCCCCCGCAACGGCTCCCCACGCGACGAGGAGGGCGCCCGGCTCAAGCGAGAGTTGAAGCGGGCCCGGGAGGAGGGGGCCACCCTCAAGCGAGCCGTCTGTTGGTTCGGGGACCGGCCCCAAGTCAGCTCGCCCTCCCGCTGA
- a CDS encoding S24 family peptidase, with the protein MNLHELVEADSPSCFFLRVRGESMTGDGILDGDRIAVDRAEEPKNGSIVAAAVDGELTPKRFTRMEVRGRERVRSPRRTRSTIRANSPRARSSSCGAS; encoded by the coding sequence CTGAACCTCCACGAGCTCGTCGAGGCCGACTCCCCCTCGTGCTTCTTCCTCCGCGTCCGGGGCGAGTCGATGACGGGCGACGGGATCCTCGACGGGGACCGGATCGCCGTCGACCGGGCCGAGGAGCCGAAGAACGGGTCGATCGTCGCCGCAGCCGTCGACGGCGAGCTCACGCCCAAGCGGTTCACGCGGATGGAGGTCCGGGGCCGCGAGCGCGTCCGCTCCCCGCGGCGAACCCGGAGTACGATCCGAGCGAACTCGCCGAGGGCCAGGAGCTCGTCGTGTGGGGCGTCGTGA
- a CDS encoding dicarboxylate/amino acid:cation symporter encodes MRRLSLTQWIFVGMAAGAALGVFFPDAERALHGGWAASDLKLLSDLFIRMIKMIIGPILFATLVVGIAGHGDDLKKVGRLAWRSLLYFEVVTTVALVVGLAAVNLARPGDDPALTTALAAAAEAAPPELVAPKGVADHVREIVPTSFIDALAGNNVLQIVFFSILFAVALTQVTGEPKRAILGFCEGLAEVTFKLVGLVMRFVPIGVGAAIAVTVSHSGIAVLLPLLKLVLTLYAALVVFVVVALVPVALAARVPLRRFWDAIRAPALIAFSTTSSDAALPLAMERMEQFGVPRRIVSFVMPTGYSFNLDGSTLYLAVASVFVAQAAGIDLTWGQQAAMMLTLMLTSKGVAAVPRASLVVLSGTLAAFGLPLAGVTVILAVDELMDMARTTVNLVGNGLATAVIARWEGEAGWDERPAPPPALPPLAPSLPTVGVAA; translated from the coding sequence ATGCGCCGTCTTTCGCTCACCCAGTGGATCTTCGTAGGGATGGCGGCCGGGGCCGCGCTCGGCGTCTTCTTCCCCGACGCCGAGCGCGCGCTCCACGGCGGCTGGGCCGCGAGCGACCTCAAGCTGCTCTCGGACCTGTTCATCCGGATGATCAAGATGATCATCGGACCGATCCTGTTCGCGACGCTCGTGGTCGGGATCGCCGGGCATGGCGACGACCTCAAGAAGGTCGGGCGGCTCGCGTGGCGGTCGCTCCTCTACTTCGAGGTCGTGACGACGGTGGCGCTGGTCGTCGGGCTGGCGGCCGTCAACCTCGCGCGGCCGGGCGACGACCCGGCGCTGACGACGGCGCTCGCCGCCGCCGCCGAGGCCGCCCCGCCCGAGCTCGTCGCGCCCAAGGGGGTCGCCGACCACGTCCGCGAGATCGTCCCGACGAGCTTCATCGACGCGCTCGCTGGCAACAACGTGCTCCAGATCGTCTTCTTCTCGATCCTCTTCGCCGTCGCGCTGACGCAGGTGACGGGCGAGCCGAAGCGGGCGATCCTCGGGTTCTGCGAGGGGCTGGCCGAGGTGACTTTCAAGCTGGTCGGGCTCGTGATGCGGTTCGTCCCGATCGGCGTCGGGGCGGCCATCGCGGTGACCGTCTCGCACAGCGGGATCGCGGTGCTCCTGCCGCTCCTGAAGCTGGTCCTGACGCTGTACGCCGCGCTCGTCGTGTTCGTCGTCGTCGCCCTCGTGCCCGTGGCGCTGGCCGCCCGCGTGCCGCTCCGGCGGTTCTGGGACGCCATCCGCGCCCCCGCCCTCATCGCCTTCTCGACGACGTCCAGCGACGCCGCGCTCCCGCTCGCGATGGAGCGGATGGAGCAGTTCGGAGTGCCGCGTCGGATCGTCAGCTTCGTGATGCCGACGGGCTACTCGTTCAACCTCGACGGGAGCACGCTCTACCTCGCGGTCGCGAGCGTGTTCGTGGCGCAGGCGGCCGGGATCGACCTCACGTGGGGCCAGCAGGCGGCCATGATGCTCACGCTCATGCTGACCTCGAAGGGCGTCGCGGCCGTCCCCCGGGCGTCGCTCGTGGTGCTCTCTGGGACGCTCGCCGCGTTCGGCCTCCCCCTTGCGGGCGTGACGGTCATCCTGGCCGTCGACGAACTCATGGACATGGCCCGGACGACGGTCAACCTCGTCGGCAACGGCCTCGCGACAGCGGTCATCGCGCGGTGGGAGGGCGAAGCCGGGTGGGACGAGCGGCCGGCGCCCCCGCCTGCGCTGCCGCCCCTCGCGCCGAGCCTCCCCACCGTGGGCGTCGCCGCGTAG
- a CDS encoding YaiO family outer membrane beta-barrel protein, with product MRAALLVAALMALSASARAQHRAGWGGVVSYGVEAFRSDREAWQRSQVAVQRRFSEGAASLEAGHWRRNGETAPFAATDLYRSFGRAGYGNLRAQVAPGATAIARSDLLGEGYLALGGGWEGSFGVRHLTFEANTVTLGTGSLARYAGNWLIRVRAVVDPAAVTGVSTSLSARHLFDGTGGLTAPFAEVRLGQGQEPIVAPDGTAAIRQSWGVSVRAQRPVLGRVGLSVGTGYTIDGTLSRWHTDLGVAAAF from the coding sequence ATGCGCGCCGCCCTCCTCGTTGCCGCCCTGATGGCCCTCTCGGCCTCCGCCCGCGCACAGCACCGCGCCGGGTGGGGCGGCGTCGTCAGCTACGGGGTCGAGGCGTTTCGATCGGACCGCGAGGCGTGGCAAAGGTCGCAGGTGGCGGTCCAGCGCCGATTTTCGGAAGGGGCGGCGTCATTGGAGGCCGGCCACTGGCGACGGAACGGGGAGACGGCGCCGTTCGCGGCGACGGACCTCTACCGTTCCTTTGGTCGAGCCGGCTACGGGAACCTTCGGGCGCAGGTGGCCCCCGGTGCGACCGCCATCGCTCGTTCGGACCTCCTTGGCGAGGGGTACCTCGCCCTCGGCGGCGGATGGGAAGGCTCCTTCGGGGTCCGCCACCTCACGTTCGAGGCCAACACGGTCACGCTCGGCACGGGGTCGCTAGCCCGATACGCCGGCAACTGGCTCATCCGGGTTCGGGCCGTCGTCGACCCGGCAGCGGTGACCGGGGTATCGACCTCTCTCTCAGCGCGCCACCTCTTCGACGGGACCGGCGGTCTGACGGCGCCCTTCGCCGAAGTCAGGCTCGGACAGGGGCAGGAACCGATTGTCGCCCCCGACGGGACGGCGGCGATCCGCCAATCGTGGGGCGTCTCGGTCCGCGCTCAGCGCCCGGTGCTGGGACGCGTCGGCCTCTCGGTCGGCACCGGCTACACGATCGACGGCACGTTGTCGCGTTGGCATACCGACCTCGGAGTCGCCGCGGCGTTCTAG
- a CDS encoding response regulator transcription factor, producing MTDRHTKPDVREGAMPAPERQPPAALLPGRVAPRSEAAAPAFVARPAPADTRPRVLLAEDDRISANVVRHRLERDGMAVTTVSDGKATLDALSDERLDAALLSASLPGVDGLEVLRRVRAGETDRPELGVGVILWPGNDRLVARAYDLDADDVIVRPFSLIAVSAGVRRLTRRRSL from the coding sequence ATGACTGACCGACACACTAAACCGGACGTCCGCGAGGGGGCGATGCCGGCGCCAGAGCGCCAACCGCCAGCCGCCCTCCTCCCCGGTCGGGTGGCGCCGCGGTCGGAGGCCGCGGCGCCCGCCTTCGTAGCGAGGCCTGCCCCGGCCGACACCCGACCCCGGGTCCTCCTCGCAGAGGACGACCGGATCTCGGCGAACGTCGTCCGGCACCGCCTCGAGCGTGACGGGATGGCAGTGACCACGGTGAGCGACGGGAAGGCTACGCTCGACGCCCTATCGGACGAGCGGCTCGACGCGGCGCTCCTCAGCGCGTCGCTCCCAGGTGTCGACGGGCTCGAGGTCCTCCGCCGGGTCCGGGCCGGAGAGACGGACCGGCCCGAGTTGGGCGTGGGCGTCATCCTCTGGCCGGGGAACGACCGCCTCGTCGCCCGCGCCTACGACCTGGACGCCGACGACGTCATCGTCCGCCCCTTCTCGCTCATCGCCGTCAGCGCGGGAGTCCGCCGTCTCACGCGTCGCCGTTCCCTGTGA
- a CDS encoding EAL domain-containing protein, whose translation MLAFDRCDRYDRFARLAARLLNTPTALVSLVGPDRQVFLGAVGLPEPWASQRETPLSHSVCRHVVTNESPLVLEDVRRHPLLSESAAVRDLDLVAYLGTPLRSPDGTVLGALCTIDRVPRSWTDEEVEALADLAVTLTDEFALWETAETLKEPKAQLDAEKRALVAQAERTRTLADAFALQTIDDVDALSDIVDRLRGLLGLDIGIVSRITPSKDRYEVVACAVPDGVEMGAGDVFAFGQTYCSITLHYGDVLAIDHMAGGEHSRHPCYEAFGLEAYIGAPIHVAGSVWGTVNFSSPTPQTPHFTEADRDLVRLAARWIGGLVTASGLASDRAEAERLADVQGATLGLVQRALPDALVVADPERRIQSVNPAFSRLFGLEPADVVGHRTAVLYADPSGFAQTGHSRFNASAGLSLDPYEVEYRRADGTVFTGETVGSPVRDSDGRLVGYVGLIRDVSKRREMEDELYHQAHHDALTGLPNRALFTARLEVAVERTRRGEGAYAVLFLDLDRFKTVNDTLGHTVGDRLLQEVAGRLVRAARPADTVARLGGDEFAILLEGVGEPDAAEHVAARVQDALAPPVQIDEHACTTGASVGVVVGRPDHDTADSVLMEADLAMYAAKGEGRGRAATFRPGTHTALEQRLRLELDLPAAVERGELRVAYQPVVQLSDGALAGFEALVRWDHPALGLLYPDAFIDAAEKGGEIVSVDRWVLREACRQMTEWERALADRGERDSFLLLNVNCTGRDLLESSYADAVGNLEEDLGFAPRRLLLEITESLLMEDPDAVATVLRRLQRGGVRFCLDDFGTGYSSLATLHALPVDRIKVDRSFVTDMDECTRNRELVRTVVELGHILGKSIVAEGIEKPEHLAGLQAMGCQFGQGYLFSKPLWPEDVASLIAAGEPPWQALWTAD comes from the coding sequence ATGCTCGCCTTCGACCGGTGCGACAGGTACGACCGGTTCGCTCGCCTCGCCGCCCGCCTGCTCAACACGCCGACCGCACTCGTCAGCCTCGTCGGACCCGACCGCCAGGTCTTCCTGGGGGCTGTCGGCCTCCCGGAGCCCTGGGCCTCCCAGCGCGAGACCCCGCTCTCGCACTCCGTATGCCGACACGTCGTCACCAACGAGTCGCCTCTCGTCCTTGAGGACGTCCGCCGCCACCCCCTCCTCTCGGAGTCCGCGGCGGTCCGCGACCTCGACCTCGTCGCGTACCTCGGCACCCCGCTCCGCTCCCCCGACGGCACCGTCCTCGGCGCGCTCTGCACCATCGACCGCGTCCCCCGCTCGTGGACAGACGAGGAGGTGGAGGCCCTCGCCGACTTGGCGGTCACGCTCACCGACGAGTTCGCGCTGTGGGAGACGGCCGAGACGCTGAAGGAGCCGAAGGCGCAGCTCGATGCTGAAAAACGGGCCCTGGTCGCCCAAGCCGAACGGACGCGTACGCTCGCCGATGCCTTCGCCCTCCAGACGATCGACGACGTCGATGCCCTCTCGGACATCGTCGACCGGCTCCGCGGCCTCCTCGGGCTCGACATCGGCATCGTCAGCCGGATCACCCCCTCGAAAGACCGGTACGAAGTCGTCGCCTGCGCTGTGCCCGACGGCGTGGAGATGGGGGCGGGCGATGTGTTCGCGTTCGGCCAGACGTACTGCTCGATCACCCTCCACTACGGCGACGTCCTCGCCATCGACCACATGGCGGGCGGGGAGCACAGCCGCCACCCCTGCTACGAGGCGTTCGGGCTCGAGGCCTACATCGGCGCGCCGATCCACGTCGCCGGCAGCGTCTGGGGCACGGTCAACTTCTCGTCTCCGACCCCTCAGACCCCCCACTTCACGGAGGCCGACCGGGACCTCGTCCGGCTCGCGGCGCGGTGGATCGGCGGGCTCGTGACGGCGTCCGGCCTCGCCTCGGACCGAGCCGAAGCCGAGCGCCTTGCCGATGTGCAGGGGGCCACGTTGGGGCTCGTTCAGAGGGCGCTCCCGGACGCCCTCGTCGTCGCGGACCCGGAGCGGCGCATTCAGAGCGTCAACCCCGCGTTCTCCCGTCTGTTCGGCCTCGAGCCGGCGGACGTCGTGGGCCACCGCACAGCTGTCCTCTACGCCGATCCGTCCGGGTTCGCCCAAACCGGTCACTCCCGCTTCAACGCGAGCGCCGGCCTCTCGCTCGATCCCTACGAGGTCGAGTACCGCCGGGCCGACGGCACCGTGTTCACGGGGGAGACCGTGGGGTCTCCCGTCCGCGACAGCGACGGCCGTCTGGTCGGATACGTCGGGCTGATCCGCGACGTGAGCAAACGGCGCGAGATGGAGGACGAACTCTACCACCAGGCCCACCACGACGCGCTCACCGGCCTCCCCAACCGGGCCCTCTTCACCGCCCGCCTCGAGGTCGCCGTCGAGCGGACGCGCCGCGGGGAAGGAGCGTACGCCGTTCTGTTCCTCGACCTCGACCGGTTCAAGACCGTCAACGACACGCTCGGCCACACGGTCGGGGACCGGCTCCTCCAGGAGGTCGCCGGCCGCCTCGTCAGAGCCGCCCGCCCCGCCGACACGGTCGCCCGGCTCGGCGGTGACGAGTTCGCCATCCTCCTCGAGGGGGTCGGGGAGCCCGACGCCGCGGAACACGTAGCGGCCCGGGTCCAAGACGCGCTCGCCCCCCCCGTCCAGATCGATGAGCACGCGTGCACGACCGGGGCCTCCGTCGGTGTCGTGGTCGGCCGCCCCGACCACGACACCGCTGACTCGGTCCTCATGGAGGCCGACCTCGCGATGTACGCGGCGAAGGGGGAGGGCCGGGGCCGGGCCGCCACGTTCAGACCGGGCACACACACGGCCCTGGAGCAGCGGCTCCGGCTCGAACTGGATCTCCCCGCCGCCGTCGAGCGCGGGGAGCTCCGAGTGGCGTACCAGCCCGTCGTCCAGCTCTCCGACGGGGCCCTTGCCGGGTTCGAGGCCCTCGTCCGGTGGGACCACCCCGCGCTCGGCCTCCTCTACCCCGACGCGTTCATCGACGCAGCCGAGAAGGGAGGCGAGATCGTGTCCGTCGACAGGTGGGTGCTCCGGGAGGCGTGCCGCCAGATGACGGAATGGGAGCGCGCCCTCGCCGATCGCGGGGAGCGGGACTCGTTCCTGCTGCTCAACGTCAACTGCACCGGCCGCGACCTCCTCGAGTCGAGCTACGCCGACGCCGTCGGCAACCTCGAGGAGGATCTCGGGTTCGCCCCCCGCCGGCTCCTCCTCGAGATCACCGAGAGCTTGCTCATGGAGGACCCAGACGCCGTGGCGACGGTGCTCCGCCGGCTCCAACGGGGCGGCGTGAGGTTCTGCCTCGACGACTTCGGGACGGGATATTCCTCGCTCGCCACGCTCCACGCGCTCCCGGTCGACCGGATCAAGGTGGACAGGTCGTTCGTGACGGACATGGACGAGTGCACCCGGAACCGGGAGTTGGTCCGGACGGTGGTCGAGCTCGGGCACATCCTCGGCAAATCGATCGTGGCCGAGGGGATCGAGAAACCGGAACACCTCGCTGGGCTCCAGGCCATGGGATGCCAGTTCGGCCAGGGCTACCTCTTCTCCAAACCGCTGTGGCCCGAGGACGTCGCCTCGTTGATCGCGGCGGGTGAGCCCCCGTGGCAGGCCCTGTGGACAGCAGATTAG